From Candidatus Eisenbacteria bacterium:
TAACCTCCTCTCATAATAAATTAGGGGCCTGACTTAGCCCCTTCAAATCACATCAATTGCTGTCTCGCACTGCTGTTAACTAATGGTTCTCCAGAACTAATGAGCATAGTGTACATGGTAGCCATTTATCCGTCAAGAACTATTTTCGGCTTATTTCTACGGGGCGTTAGGGTTATTTCTGGGGGCTTCCTGGCGGGCCGTGGTCGTCAGCGCTGGGAGATAGGGGGGAAATAGGGGACTGTCGCCCTTTTGGCATGATGAATCGCGGTCGGAAAAGTCGTGCAAAATGGGAGCCCGCGTGATATAATCTGAACTAGACGGCCTCTTGGCCAGGCCGGGAGGTGGGCAATGAAGAAAATCCTCGCAGTTCTCTCCGCATTGGTTCTGTTGACTGGACTCAGCAGCTTCGTTTTGGCGCGTCCCACAAGTCAGGTTCCCGAACAGAAGATTGTCTCTGACGATACTCCGTTCACCGCTGGGCGAGACCCTTCAACACGCTACACCGGCCCGGATTTCCTCACCGCGGCGGGCGCTGAGACCATCTGATATGGAGGAACACAACTCGTGGGCGGCAGGCCGCTCGCGGCGATCGGCGGGAAGTGGACATGGAGCGCATCCGGCTGGGGTGGAATCCCGCACAGCGGTCTCTATCTGGATGGTTGGAAGAGCCAGGATATGTTGTCCAGTACCGATGAATATTTCAGGAGACATGACCTGTCTGATACGCCGTGCTCCGCGTGGCAGCCCCCTAACTGGGGTTCCCCGAGGGGGACCTACGTGTTTTGGGCTGGAGTCACCACGACTGAGGCAAACTACTTCTGTTATGTCACGGGTTCTGGTTATGGAAATAGCTGGAACCAGATTCTCGAAAACACAATTGCCATGAGCGGCGATGCAGTGACAACCCTTGAGTTTGACTACGCATACGACAGCGAGATAGGTTACGATTCTTCCTTTGTTGAGATCAATCTCCCCGGGACCGGAAGTTGGTCGAAGCTCCCCTTAAGTGGTGGCAAGAGAGGGTACTCAGGAACTGGCTCTGGTCACGAGTCCATCAACGTCGGACCTTGGCTCGTGGTTGGTGGAGGGAACTACAGCATCAGATTCCGTTTCGACTCCGATGGTGGTTGGTCAGACGAGGACGGCTTGAATGCGACGAATTGCGGCGGCCTGATAATTGACAACATTAAGATTACAGAGACGACGAACGGCGTCGTTCACTTCTGCGATGCCGAAACAGGCGATCGCGGCTGGAAGTGGCAGCCCGTCCAAGTTGGACCAGGCGACTGGGTGCATCTCGAATACAACCCGGTCGTTGACGATCCGTGTATCCCGAGCGATCCGCTCTGGTGTCAGATGGGCGACAGCGTCGTCACAATGTATGACGTTACCGCACCTCCGCAGATTCCTCACAGATATGATCAGGATAACTGGATAATCTCTCCTGTAGTCTCGTTTCAGGGAACAGCCGGACAGGGGCTCCCGACCCACATCATTCAATTTGAGAGGTTCACACGCCTGCCGCTTAACGACCATGTTTTTCATCGATGGTTCGTGAGGTACTATCCCTGGGACTGTGGATTCGGCCCGCGATGGAGTCCGTGGGTGAACAACAATACTGTCTACTACACAGCGACAAAGAGCTGCGGTCTCTTCACGTATGACGTGTCTGCGTACGTTCCAGCCTGCGCCGAGAGTGCTCAGATGGCAATGTGCTGCATTAACCTCTGCTCGTTGGATCCGTGGTGGATCGGATGCACATATGTGAATAACACTACTCCTTATTTCGACAATGCCAGGTTTGGTGCTGCTGGGAGCACTCTTGCCCCGACGATTACGGACACGGAGTTGGATAGGTACTTGGACATATTCCCAACCGACGGCACATTGAATTGTGCATCGACTGCGAACATAGGGACAACAAGCCTGGGCCCCTTTGGCGAGTCTATTTTGGGTGACACGCTCGTGGTCCGTGGCGTGACCTGCCCTGGCTTCGCGGAGATGGAGGTTTGGCTCCACTTCAGAGTAGCGCCTGGACCTTGTACGAACACGTCTGATGCCTGGTTCTCTGTCTATCCACCCGAAACGTGGCATGCCGCCAGAATGGATACTGCTCAACGCGGCCCGAGCGTTACTCCGGGCGTCTGGATGAGTACTTTCCATGAAGACGATCCAAACTATGGGCTCGCGAGCGGAAGATGGGGAGGAGAGAGGAACCACATCATTCCCAATTGGCTGCTTACGCCCGGGTCCCATGTTGATTATTACGTCTCAGCCAACTACGCAGGTGGGGCGGGCTCATATGAGCTTAGATGTCAAGAACCGGGCTATACAGACTTGCCTGACGATATTGACGTTCTCCCGGGAACTACGGTCACAGGAGGCGTCCCCGAAGTTCCTTGCTTCCTCTACGCAGATCACTGCGACTGCCGGGGGGTGCAGAGGTGGATAGAAGATGCGCTCAGCTGCATCCCGGCAAAGTGGGATCGCTATGACAGGAGAGCGCCAAGCTCCAACACGGGGGACGGCATCGGGCGTCGCAGCGGCGGGCAGAAGGGCGCGACTCTTCTTCAACTTCAAGGGTATAGTTCCGTCCTTCTTGATGCCGGAACCATATATACGGGCTCTGTTGACCAGTATGATACCAACCTTTTCACGGGTTTCCTTTCCGGCGCAACCGCCAGCCAGCCGAGATTCCTTGCGCTTCAGGGTAACCAGATTGCGAGGTATATGAA
This genomic window contains:
- a CDS encoding FlgD immunoglobulin-like domain containing protein, with product MGGRPLAAIGGKWTWSASGWGGIPHSGLYLDGWKSQDMLSSTDEYFRRHDLSDTPCSAWQPPNWGSPRGTYVFWAGVTTTEANYFCYVTGSGYGNSWNQILENTIAMSGDAVTTLEFDYAYDSEIGYDSSFVEINLPGTGSWSKLPLSGGKRGYSGTGSGHESINVGPWLVVGGGNYSIRFRFDSDGGWSDEDGLNATNCGGLIIDNIKITETTNGVVHFCDAETGDRGWKWQPVQVGPGDWVHLEYNPVVDDPCIPSDPLWCQMGDSVVTMYDVTAPPQIPHRYDQDNWIISPVVSFQGTAGQGLPTHIIQFERFTRLPLNDHVFHRWFVRYYPWDCGFGPRWSPWVNNNTVYYTATKSCGLFTYDVSAYVPACAESAQMAMCCINLCSLDPWWIGCTYVNNTTPYFDNARFGAAGSTLAPTITDTELDRYLDIFPTDGTLNCASTANIGTTSLGPFGESILGDTLVVRGVTCPGFAEMEVWLHFRVAPGPCTNTSDAWFSVYPPETWHAARMDTAQRGPSVTPGVWMSTFHEDDPNYGLASGRWGGERNHIIPNWLLTPGSHVDYYVSANYAGGAGSYELRCQEPGYTDLPDDIDVLPGTTVTGGVPEVPCFLYADHCDCRGVQRWIEDALSCIPAKWDRYDRRAPSSNTGDGIGRRSGGQKGATLLQLQGYSSVLLDAGTIYTGSVDQYDTNLFTGFLSGATASQPRFLALQGNQIARYMNSLAAPKAFMNNYLQAKYVARYYHVTSGNQNWCVNMTNRPGNRIDGGAILTESALGGNMCPNEFNIIDVQTGSATGKGEIEFSDATPTVHLCCVSNEVKDSNDNVLYRTVLSSYTEAAVRSVNCPGGARGWQFGDSTGVCGSPVPKGWQDDIYNKFAFGGGTTTCAKLPTDITRPGTVNVASPAYNALKDAYPNPMSPSATISFSVKTDGKVSLRVFDASGRLVRTLIDSKLKAGGHTVAWDGKNDRGVRLGSGVYFYQIETECGFKSTKKIVILR